The segment GACTGCACTGCTGCATGTGATATCCTGGAGTGATTCCattgcttgtctctctctctccaatttgccaagGCACAGGAGCATTGTGGAAGCTACAATACTTATAAAACAACCTGAAACTGAAGTCCCCATTTCTACTGTTCAGACCCAGCACCTTGTTGAcaattgggccagattctgagtttAGTTACACGGGTGTGACTCCAGAGTGAAACCCCTGGAGTGATGACAGAGATACGCCTGTGTCAcggacagcagaatttggcccattatatgGAGTGACCCTTTTTAGCTATGCCACACCTTCTGACTTGAGGAGCAGTGTCAGCCAAAGAGAGAGTCTCTATGAGCTGGGGGGGCCTTTTGAAGGTAGGATGGTAGAAATGGTGATGGAAGCTCTGGAAactgttattttattaaaagtGTGAATTTTCCTCCCTTTGAAGGTAATACAACAATAGGGGGTGAGTAGAGCACTCGGAAATGGGGTGGGATTGAGCACTCTGGATGGTCAATACTTgtgtaaaattattttatttaagaaCTCCAGGACAAGGATAAGAACCTGCAAAAGAGCTAGGCCTTTTGAGATTCACAACATACATATTGTTTtatataaattagatgtattcagaATCTTGTGCCTCACCCTGTGGGTAAATATCTTACTATTTTTGCTGAAATAAGCTTGCTATGTTTTTCTTAGCTTTTGTGTCATTAATGTGGCTCTTGTTATCTGCAACAGTGAGCTGCTCTTGTGAAAGATGTTTGTAGGAAAAGCTGTGCTTAGCTCAGTTTAAGGCAGTGATGAAATGACCAGTAGAATGACCGTTATTTCCCTTGCTAAATCTGTTTCTCAAAAGTATCCTGTCCAACAGTGGACATGACTAGACCTTGGCCCTAGGCCTGGGCAGCAGGAGGTAAATTTTGTATCTAGGTTCATTCCGAAAGAATCCAATTCTGGAACTTGCAGCCAGACACATATGTTTTCTTGAGACTGTCAATATTTACAGAAGAGTTTCTCCTTCAACCCTGCCTTTTGGTCAGCATGCAGCTAATTCATTCCCACAGCTCAAAGCTAAGATGCTCATTTCTTCTTTGGAGaaggaaacgggggggggggggggggagggaggaagaggtgggTGGATTTTGATCTCCCTGTTTCTTATTCGGTCTGCACAAACATGTCAGAGTATtctaaatcagctgttttgtgcaaACCTTTCATGTTCTCCCTGTTTCAAGAAAACGATTGCTTGTAAATTTACAGCTGTGGAGAGGACAGAGATTAGTAGCGCATAGAGTCAAATGCTGAACAGCGTCCTCCTGAAAGATCAGTGCTGGTGATAATATAAGAGCTATCTGGGCATAAAGCAGAAAGCTGTTCAAATCCCCGCCAGAGTAGAGCATAGTACGTGGATTAGGATATGTATAAATAAACAATGGCTCTAAAGGTTTGCATTTGAggcttttttaattaataaagaaaccGATTTAAAATGCTGCTAAAAGAAACTGCAAGATTCCCCctcgttttctctctctctcttggttcTGCTCATCCCTCCATGTGTGggcctaacttccactgattctAAAGGCAATTCCCCTGTGTCTCAGGGCCCATAGGGTGCTCAGTCttattattttgttgtttgtttgtttgtttgtttgtttgtttgtatattgGTAGCTCCAAGAGGTCCCAATCAGGGCTCAGTTGTTCTAGGCACTCTACACACGTGTAAAGATTGTCCCAgagctccaaagagtttacaaacaCAATGCAGTCTTGCCCTCATGTACATATATGTACGTTGCTGCATATCTTACGTGATCAATGACTGTGGAAGACAGGAAAAAAACCCAGTAGCAtgtgttgggggaagggagaggaggatgagaatcaaactggaacaggaaCTGAACTCAGGGGATTCTCTTTCATTGGGTAGATCAGCTCACGATTGAGCCCCTGTGGATTCCTCATTGAGGGATTTGACTGTATCAGGGACCATTTGATCACCCCTATTATCCTCCAGCAAAGACTTAAAGAAAACTGTGGCAAGCAGATGTAATCCTTGTGAAATACTGTCTGTCTAGGAATAATCGTTAGAATTTCTTATTAGTCTCATGTTCTCACATCACATGATGACCCCCTAGGATATAATTGCACCTGACATTTTCTCTGTGTTCATGGCTAATTGTCCAAACTAGAGCCCACTGTAAAGCATCCATGTAACAGAAAATGGCTCATTGAAATAATCACCGAGCTGTCTGAAGCAAATGGTACAGCAGAACATTACCTGTTAAAGGAATATGGGTCAGGAAGATGAATGCAAACAAATCCTGCACTGTGACATCGCTGAAGGAATTACACAGGAGCAGAAGAAGGCTGACTATAAAGGAGAAAGCTTAGATACCAGTCTGTAGGCAATCTGTAAAGATGAGAAAGGAAATGTAGAACAGAAAACCATGACTGTTTGAAAGGGAATCCAGTAGAATATAATACAATTAGAAAAAGATTATGTGTGTCTATAGCTATGTCTACACGTACAGCAGCATGTCGAGTACATATATTCCACGCTCCCCCTAGCATGGGTGTAAATAGCAGTGCAGGTGgcgaggcactgcttaggtgaatAGAGTGAAGATACACCCGAACCCTAGGGTATGCACCTCACATGGCTCTCTACTCACCCAAGCAGTACCTCCCACGTTTACAGTGGTATTTTTAGCAGCATAgtgtcctgctgccagagcctttccctgccgtGGAGAAAGActtcagcagtggggaaaggctctggcctcCCCactcactgccagagcctttaaCTGAtgcgtgtagctacacactgcagtgaggacacagcctgcttttcactgtaatGTGTGGCTACGTGTAAGTTACATGCTGTCACCAGTGTGAACAAGGCCTATTTGTCAGTGGCCATAtaaaaggggccgggggggggacacacagttCATTCAGTCCAGTTTAATCCAGTTCATTCAGTCCTGTGGAGATGATTTACCAGTTTTGACTACCTCTTCGGTGGTGACAGCCCTAGCTCCAATTCTGATTGGTCCAATATGTAGCAGACAAAGACTAAATAGGAAGTGTATATGAATTGATTGTCAAGGCCAGATTATGACCCTTTTCCCTCCTCCTGGGCGAGCAGTTAGTTACTTATGTGAGTGGTCCCAGTCTGACCCCAAGGGGTTGTCTGTCCTTATGACCTcccatctgagcacctcataaacATTTATGAACATATCCTCAAAACACCCCTATGAAGGAGGGAAGTACTATACTCAGTTTTAGAGACAAGGGACTGAGTCACACAGAGATTAAATGGGTTTCCTGAGATCACACATTTAGTCTGAGACAAGAACTGAATATGCATCTCCTGAGTCCTTCTCCACAAGaccttccttcctcctctcaGGCTTTTGTTTAGAAGAAGGCAGGACATAATGCAGGGCCGGATAGGTGATAGGAGTTCTGCCATTGCTCATCGGACATAAAAATCCATCTGTGCTATTATAAATGGAATTAAGACTTCAAGAACTGTCAGTTCTTTTCACCCTCCTTTACATGTGAAAAGCCCAGGTACAGCCATAATATATACAACAATTTGAGTCTTTTTTTATCTGGGAACAGGTGTTACTTGTAACTAATGCTCAAATTGGAATGGTACAAAGTGATTTACCTTGCTGTCATTTTGAATTGCTTTCTGCATGCTAGCAGTTATTGCAGGTCTATTCGTGTAACTTTACCTTGCCAGCACTGCATTTGTATATGTACAGGAAGAAAGAAGCCATCAAGAAGAAGTCAATAATAAAACAACTATTAGATATCAAAACCCAAATTGCATTCAGTACACGCAGGTAGCTTGTTAAAACAGAATCCTCATAAAAGGTTCAATATAACAATGTGCACATATGGGAAATGTTGGAGGACAGATCGTCCCAGCtatatgtttacatgtttgaccTCTTTTGAGACATCACAGGTCTTCTTTGACATCCTAGATATGTTACTAACATCTTGACAAGAGGCTCCCTCAAATATTTTGCACCTCAGCCAGAATGATACGTGATGTTCTGTGGGTAAAATACTATTTCCCGCTCCCCCACCCAAAATAATCAATCCAATACACTTCCCTCCTCTACAAAATCCATCAAACAGAAAGGGTAGGGATGGAGAAATGAGTCCCCTAAGAAGAAAATCCCaggattttcagtgtcctagtGTGGGCTACTATGGGCATAAGATCTCCTCTACCATGCGCTTCTGCAAGTAAGAATGAGGGAAGGCTAGGATTAACTTCTCACTTTCGTACCCACTTTTTGGCGTGAATGAATTTTGAAAACAGGAAGGGGTTCGTTTTCATTGCAGTACTCGGTCAGTTGACACATCTTATGAATACACTGCGGGATTTTTGTGCATATCGTACCACTGGTTCACAAAATGTTGTCTTCTTTCCAATATGTCTCTTGTTGGTCTTGATCAATATTTGCCCATTAAAATGTCCTGAGCTCACTcactctggtttttttttttttttttttttactgttttgcagGCATTGGAAAAAATGTTATCTGTGACCGAACAGCAACTCCCCTGGATGCCTTCAGGATGATGTCTGCGGCCCATTATTACCCCAAGCTCATGAGCATCATGGGGAACGTTCTCCGCTTCCTGCCTGCCTTTGTGAAAATGAAGCAGCTGATTCAGGAGGGCTAtgtgggggagctgctggtgtgCGAGGTGCAGGTGCACAGCGGAAGTCTGCTGGGCAAGAAGTACAACTGGAGCTGTGATGAcctgatggggggcgggggtttgcaCTCGGTCGGTACCTATATCATCGACCTCTTGACCTTCCTCACCAGCCAGAAGGCTGTGAAAGTGCATGGGCTGCTCAAGACCTTTGTGAAACAGACAGACCACATCAAGGGAATACGTCAGATCACCAGTGATGACTTTTGCACGTTTCAAATGGTTCTGGAAGGAGGGGTGTGCTGCACTGTGACACTTAACTTCAATGTCCCTGGGGAATTCAAACAGGATATTATTATGGTAGGTTCAACTGGTCGACTGATTGTAATAGGCACTGATCTGTATGGGCAGAGCAACAGCTCTCCTCAAAGAGAGCTCCTTCTAAAGGACTCTATGCCAGTCAGCAACTCCTTACTGCCTGAGAAAGCCTTCAGTGATATCCCATCCCCATACCTTCAGGGCACTATTAAGATGGTACAGGCCATCCGGCAAGCGTTTGAGGACCAGGATGACAGGAGAACCTGGGATGGGAGGCCCCTCACCATGGCTGCAACTTTTGATGACTGCCTGTATGCCTTGTGCGTAGTGgacaccattaaaaagtcaaatcAACTAGGGGAATGGCAGAACATTGCAATCATGACAGAAGAGCCCGAGCTGAGCCCTGCATACCTGATCAGTGAAGCCATGCGTAGGAGCAGAATGTCTCTGTACTGCTAGCTTCACTCAGCTCTTAGAAAGGAATTGAAACAACACAGCTCTTAAAGAATAATTCAGACAGCATAAGGATTTGGACATATAAAAGTTTGACAAATTTGGTGTTTAAACCAACTAAACTAGTTGGTGCCCCTATACTACGGTGATGGGAGCATTAGAAATGCCTAAGCTAGACAGCTGGAAATGAGAATTGTTTAAGGGCTGACCTAAATAACTTGTGTTAACTGTTTAGCAGCAGTATTAACTGTCTGGATAGCGAGATATCATGGAATCAGTCTCCTGCATGGAAGTGCTTAGCTGATCCAGTTGTGTTTACTGTGAAAGTTCAGGAAGGTCCTTTTTGACTTACCTGTCCTGCCAGAGGGCTGTGAAGGCTCTGTCATGTCAGAGAGTCTCCTGTGGCATCTGACGTGAAGAGTTCCTACCATGCCAGCTGACAACACCACACTGTACTACTACATTACTATCGAGTTCTTAGAATAAGAAGACTTGGTGTGACCAAGTGTCATGTGACCTGGACAAACTTGGCAGCTCAATTTTCATAGTTTAttctgaggggtttttttttattttattttttttaacacaattAAGTAGGGAACATTGTGGCTTTTGTAAACAAGTCCGTCTCCAACAGCAGCTCATATaactgtgggggatggggaaagcaTTCTACAAGCTCATGTTAAGTTTCAATGTTAGCTGTACAGATGTGCTCATAAAGAAGGCTTGTGCAAAACGTTCATCAGCAAAATCCAGGCCATGTGACACTCTCTGATTTGGGG is part of the Chrysemys picta bellii isolate R12L10 chromosome 2, ASM1138683v2, whole genome shotgun sequence genome and harbors:
- the LOC135981637 gene encoding glucose-fructose oxidoreductase domain-containing protein 1, whose amino-acid sequence is MMSAAHYYPKLMSIMGNVLRFLPAFVKMKQLIQEGYVGELLVCEVQVHSGSLLGKKYNWSCDDLMGGGGLHSVGTYIIDLLTFLTSQKAVKVHGLLKTFVKQTDHIKGIRQITSDDFCTFQMVLEGGVCCTVTLNFNVPGEFKQDIIMVGSTGRLIVIGTDLYGQSNSSPQRELLLKDSMPVSNSLLPEKAFSDIPSPYLQGTIKMVQAIRQAFEDQDDRRTWDGRPLTMAATFDDCLYALCVVDTIKKSNQLGEWQNIAIMTEEPELSPAYLISEAMRRSRMSLYC